GTAGATCTCCGAGGAATGGTTTACTCATCACAAGCGAGAACTGTGGAATGGATATACCAGCGGCCAGATACTTGAGCACTTAATCATCAAAAATTCACttatgcacaacaaaacataccaaTGATAAAACGGCTAACACTGTTATGAGAATGCACCCAGAAGCCATGGTTGGGGATTATGTTCACTTTCTAATATATGATCACACTTTTCGAAACAAACAGGTAGTACATTTAGTGCCGGAACGATTTAAACTGTCATACCAATCGTAAGCACTTCAAACGCGAACTGAAGTAACAGCATGGCTAAGGGTGTCTACCACAGGGTTTGGTTGCATTGGCTTCTGGTTCATTTGGTCGATTTGGGAGTACCTCCCACTGCTGGGACTTTCAGCTGCTTTATATGCGTAGATCGTGGTGACAATGGGACGTGATGGTTGGCAATTGTTTGTGATGTGTACCACGTTCAATGTTAAGGTAACGGGTGGGCATTAATGTTGCACGGCTGCAGCCGGGAGATCCGTAAAACCTTGCCGCATACATTTGGATGTGCCATACCGGCACAAGGTAAGCGTACCGATAATCGTTTCCAGCGGTGTTAAATGCAATCGATTGATGCTCACTGCAAATAGTTGGGTGATAAGCGATAATTTGTGTAACTGAGGCATGTCGCGTCTCGTTGCTCTACTTTCGGTGGGGATAGCACCGAGCAAAACACCTTCATTTCAGAGTTATGAATGGAAAGAGTTTGCTCTGGTTTGAATGTAGTGAGACTTTGAATGTTTGGGCTAACAGCAATTCGTCGCAATTTCTATGAACCTGAATTTTTGCTTTGtcttgttttaattagacgtTGGGGGGAGTCCACACCCGAAAAGAATCAGTTTGGGGCTATTGTACCAAGGCTGTCTCGAAGACATGGTGATAGTTTTGCAGATATGGTCCGACATATATAAGTGTGCATGTTTGTTCCTTACAATACCTGCCAATTTAAGGCTGCCTGACCATTTAAGGTGTCCATCCTTCGTTATAGTCTATTTTATAGTTAGCAAATCAGATCTAATCTGGGCGGGTTTCTTCATCCAAAAACTGACTTGATCGGTTGTGATGCGCactacttttttcttctttatcggcacaacaacggCCTCTTGAGACGTATGGAAGATTGactcggatgggattttggaccggtcctgtcatgtgaagaccggGCCGCACTACTTTAGTAGATCGTTTGTAATTGAGCTAGTAGATCgataggaagaaaaaaataaacaaatttaattgacCAGTTCGCTGTACAATCATGGTCCACTGTGTTCTGCATCTGACATTAGTGACGCGTTTGTCAAAACGTACGCGTCGGTGTTGGCATTGTTGTTGATACTTTAGCTCTATACCACAGCGCGCTGATATTTTGTTGGCCCTACGGAAAAGGACGTTCTAAAACGTTGCCTGGCTGCGGTACAAGGATGAATTTCGCGCCGGTAACTTGTAAAGCGTTTAGCGCTATGCAAAACCTCGACATAGCGCAGTTGGCCACCTGTAGCCAGCAAGAAATTAGACCACTGCTTCCGTGTCTGGTACGCATGAGTTTGCTGTCGCCGCTGGACAACACCAAGGGATGGGCCGATGCACGGAAACAGATTCTTTCCCTGCTGGTGGGAATCGAGGTggtaaataatattgtttcacTACTGCAAGTCAATTACCATGAGCTGGAAATCGATGTAAAGAAGGAACAGCAGATTAGGTATGTAATTGTTATCACACTTACCGAGTGGATGTGTTTGTCaattcgagttttttttttgcatttctagGCAAAAGATTGGATACACAACACAGGACTCGGCACAGTTTCACAGCCTTCCGAACGGTATTGTGATGGGGTTTGAGCGAGCGGACGGCACGAATAAGGTTCGCGTAGTACTGTCGGAATTGTTTTACCTTCAGGCCCAGATTAACGAGCTGGCCACGCAAGCATCGTTACAGAAATCATCCTCAAACGAGCTTACCATACGCCCATCGGAGCTgtttgacaatgaaatatacCTGGAAGAAATAGCTGACATCATCTGTATCGCACTGGCCGAGCTTCCTTCGCTGTTAAACTTGCAGGAAGTGGTCGAAACGCTACTGTACGTTCGCAATGGATCGAAGATTGTTTGCTGGATCGTGGCTAACATGCCGGATTGCTTTCGTGAGGTTGTTACTGCACTAATTACAAACAGTGATGAAGATACCACCGATGGCCGGGTGAAGCTTGCTGCATTGTACGAACTGAGCGAAATGAACCCCAGCCAGGCACTGTCGATGCGTACGATCTGTGTGGAAACGGTAAAGATGCCCTCGCTGATGATCAAACTGAGTCTTCAGGATCCCCAGAATTTGGTGGCTTTCGTGTCCGGATTACTGCTAGGCAATGATCAAAACATTCGCTCCAGCTTCGCTCTGTACATCCGCACGAGTCAGAAGCGTAAAGGAGATGTGTTGCACCAACTGCGGGAAGAATTTCTAAAGCAGCTGATGAACATCAACTTGCAGTCCGTGAACGGAACGCTGCTGGAAGAGCTCGTAGTGCAGGCTGCTGCCATTGTACGTCTTTACTGTGCACTACGGACCATATCGGGGATCAAATTCTTTGACGAGGAAATACAACTACTAGTGCAGCTGATCACCTCAAAACCACCTCCAACTCCAGCAGGAATTCGCTTCGTTTCGTTGGGCCTTTGTATGTTCATTGCTTGCTCTTCACTCATCACGCATCAATCGCACGAAGCTAAGATGATCGAATGGATACAGTGGCTTATCAAGGAGGAAGCATACTTCGAAAGTGTGAGCGAAGTTTCAGCGTCGTTCGGTGAGATGTTACTGCTCTTGGCAATCCATTTTCATAGCAATCAGATGCTACATATCACCGAGCTGGTCTGTTCTACGCTGGGGATGAAGTTTACACTGCGACCAAACACGATCACGCGCATTAAGCTGATCTTCACACAGGAAATCTTTACCGAGCAGGTTGTCGCAGCTCATGCGGTTAAAGTACCGGTAACACTGAACCTCAACGCGACCATCCCGGGATATCTGCCGGTGCATTGTATCCACCAGCTACTAAAATCAAGAGCCTTCTCCAAGCATAAGGTCCCGATCAAGAGCTGGATATACAGACAGATCTGTAATTCGGTCACCCCGATGCACCCAGTATTGCCGGCATTGATAGAAGTGTACGTCAGCTCCATTATACTGCCAAATCAGAAGGGTTTGCAGGAACAGCACACGCATAAGGCGCTTTCCGAGCAGGAAATAGCACAGGTGTTCCAGAATGCTTCCGGACTGTGGAACAAGGAGCAACAGGGCAGAGTAAAATCAATGAATCAGTCTGGTTCGGATCGATTGAACAAAGATCACGTGCCGATGGATGTGGATGATTCGGGCAATCGGCAGCCAAATCTTACCCCCCAGTTGCTGTTACTTTACTATCTGCTGCTCTACGAGGATGTGCGGTTGAGCAGTATGCCACAAATAATTGCCAGCGGTCGGCAGGTTAAAAGCTACAACAACGAGTTCATGTCCGAGCTGCCTATAAAGTATCTGTTACAACAGGCGCAAAGAAATCAACACGAATACAGCGCTCTGTTTAGTCCACTGTTGCGCCTTTTGGTGACACACTTTCCTCATCTTTCGCTGGTGGACGATTGGATTGATGAAGAGTCGACCGCGTTCAACGACAGTTCTGCTGCTACCAGCATCAACGAGCTTACCATCATTGAAGCGTTCGAAGAGATCGATCTGAACCCAGCGCGTGTTATCAAGCTATTGCGCAGAATGATGCGAAAGTCACCTACAGCACTATGGCCGCTGGCTCCAACGTTTATCCGATATTTCAAGCATACGCTTAACCATACGGTGCCATTGCTTCTACAAGAACTGTATCGGCAGGTTTGGATGCGGTTAAACACGATCTTCCCCCGACGGTTGTGGGTCATGTCGATTAATGCCCTGATGCCTGAGgataaagtaacaaaaaattttACTATTACCCAGGAGAAAATTCTGTTCGATCCGCTACAGGTACTGCGATGCGACAAACGAGTCTTCCGCTGTTCCAGTGCTCTTACGATTGTGTTGCGGATATTGCAAGCGATACTGGCTGCTTCCAGAAGTCAACTATCGCGCCACATGCTCGACAAACCGCTGATCGACATTGGGAATCAAGTCAAAACGGACAACGATCGTGAGGAGCTGAAGTTGGCACTGATCGCTACACAGGAAAGCGTTGGAGTGCAGATTATTCTGGAGGCGTGTCTCGAGAATGAAACAGATTGCTCAGAACCGGGACGGCTATGGGCGCTCAGAGAGGTTCGCGGCGTCATTTGCTCGTACATCCATCAGATGTTTATCGCGGAACCGTCGCTGGCGAAGCTGGTCCACTTTCAAGGATATCCTCGCGAGCTGCTAGCGATAACGGTGCGTGGCATACCTTCGATGCACATTTGCTTGGACTTTATACCGGAACTGCTAAGCATggcggaaatggaaaagcaaatatttgcgATAGATCTTGCGTCACACCTTTCGCTGCAGTATTCACTGCCAAAATCGCTTAGTATAGCGAAGCTATGCATTAACACGCTCATGACGCTGCTAGGCGGTAAGTTTAAACCTTTCAGAATGGTACAAAGCATCGTTTGACTgcaatatgtttttcttttctccttcaCAGTGCTTTCCGGGGATACTCGCACTGAAATGTGCCGTGCCTCGCTACCCTGTATCGTACGCTTTGCCGAAGCATTTCCTCCATTGCTGGACGAGTGCATACTGTATCTGCTACATCTCGGACGTATAGTACAATCCCAAGCTGCCCTTGGCCGTTCCACATCACTTCCTTCGTTGTACGTTGGGCAGGATTGCAAGCGTCGGTCACAAAGCGGACAGTTGCAGCACGCTGAAAGCTTGGTTGATGAGGTGCGGGAGACTTTTGCCAAGCTTTTGGATGCGGCCGTACTAAGTCCAAAGATATATTCACACTCGGAAACGGACAGTGGGAATTAGAGACGGGATCGCGTTGGAGATTACTGTAAATTAGGAGGAGAAGCCACGATTTTAACAGCCAATCGGACCTATATTGAATAACAGCCTTATTCCATGAAGTGCGATTGTACTGACAAACATTATCCGAGAAGATTGATCGCTCTGGGAGCGCAAaaaagcgatttttttttgtaaaagcGTCATTATAGACCATACGGATCTGGTAGAAACAACAGCGTTTATGTACGAAACTGAAAGCATAAATTTTTAATccgttttaaatgcatttccgTTTTGAGGTTTCCCTTTGAACTTCCTAATCTTACTTTCGTTTTAACCATTAAAAGATTTTGAACCGTTTTGAGGTTTCCCTTTGAACTTCTTAATCTTACTTTCGTGCCACATATTTGCATTGCGTGCTT
This region of Anopheles marshallii chromosome 2, idAnoMarsDA_429_01, whole genome shotgun sequence genomic DNA includes:
- the LOC128708202 gene encoding integrator complex subunit 2 — translated: MNFAPVTCKAFSAMQNLDIAQLATCSQQEIRPLLPCLVRMSLLSPLDNTKGWADARKQILSLLVGIEVVNNIVSLLQVNYHELEIDVKKEQQIRQKIGYTTQDSAQFHSLPNGIVMGFERADGTNKVRVVLSELFYLQAQINELATQASLQKSSSNELTIRPSELFDNEIYLEEIADIICIALAELPSLLNLQEVVETLLYVRNGSKIVCWIVANMPDCFREVVTALITNSDEDTTDGRVKLAALYELSEMNPSQALSMRTICVETVKMPSLMIKLSLQDPQNLVAFVSGLLLGNDQNIRSSFALYIRTSQKRKGDVLHQLREEFLKQLMNINLQSVNGTLLEELVVQAAAIVRLYCALRTISGIKFFDEEIQLLVQLITSKPPPTPAGIRFVSLGLCMFIACSSLITHQSHEAKMIEWIQWLIKEEAYFESVSEVSASFGEMLLLLAIHFHSNQMLHITELVCSTLGMKFTLRPNTITRIKLIFTQEIFTEQVVAAHAVKVPVTLNLNATIPGYLPVHCIHQLLKSRAFSKHKVPIKSWIYRQICNSVTPMHPVLPALIEVYVSSIILPNQKGLQEQHTHKALSEQEIAQVFQNASGLWNKEQQGRVKSMNQSGSDRLNKDHVPMDVDDSGNRQPNLTPQLLLLYYLLLYEDVRLSSMPQIIASGRQVKSYNNEFMSELPIKYLLQQAQRNQHEYSALFSPLLRLLVTHFPHLSLVDDWIDEESTAFNDSSAATSINELTIIEAFEEIDLNPARVIKLLRRMMRKSPTALWPLAPTFIRYFKHTLNHTVPLLLQELYRQVWMRLNTIFPRRLWVMSINALMPEDKVTKNFTITQEKILFDPLQVLRCDKRVFRCSSALTIVLRILQAILAASRSQLSRHMLDKPLIDIGNQVKTDNDREELKLALIATQESVGVQIILEACLENETDCSEPGRLWALREVRGVICSYIHQMFIAEPSLAKLVHFQGYPRELLAITVRGIPSMHICLDFIPELLSMAEMEKQIFAIDLASHLSLQYSLPKSLSIAKLCINTLMTLLGVLSGDTRTEMCRASLPCIVRFAEAFPPLLDECILYLLHLGRIVQSQAALGRSTSLPSLYVGQDCKRRSQSGQLQHAESLVDEVRETFAKLLDAAVLSPKIYSHSETDSGN